A section of the Amblyomma americanum isolate KBUSLIRL-KWMA chromosome 2, ASM5285725v1, whole genome shotgun sequence genome encodes:
- the LOC144119274 gene encoding uncharacterized protein LOC144119274 — MQRARVLLRSERRSQRRSGGAVRSRRGAVPGIRHSLYADDITLWATHGSLGQIEANLQQAATIVDGYARRCGLECSPTKSEFVHLRPNPKCTTKIYLTLASGPIPEHDDVRVLGLFINRNRKMDTTLQKLRKIGEQVGRMVRRVSNKRGGLRCKDALRLTNAFVTSRILYSAPYLHLRKCDENALEVMLRKIYKRALDLPITTSNQWLIDLGMTNTFGELREAHLNNQYLRLNKSSAGRSLLHRLHIAYTAQAEERINVPEDWRRALQVQPLPQNMTKETHEGRRIARATALNDRYGSRYGVFYTDAAGPHHGEWHTAAAIYQNTHVQGLTFRASNITHAEEVAIALAAAEPDSRVIITDSRGACRNLKQGRISRRAAKILHRCEYRDRPETRAIIWTPAHAGLEGNEAADASARALNHRASPRLLPPEVSEPNSAITFKEVVQLYQTQHSRFHPPAKGLTKIEERWLIRLYTNTVLCPAVLQHFNPAFNGECPHCGCAFSDVYHMVWTCPSNPAYPHFPSPTRESWEAALLGCSTLESQRALVARARAAAEATGVPD; from the exons ATGCAG cgagcgcgcgttctcctccggagtgaacggcggtcgcagcggcggagcggtggggcagttcGATCCCGCCGAGGTGCTGTCCCAGGCATCAGGCATTccctgtatgctgacgacatcacgctCTGGGCAACACATGGGTCGTTGGGACAGATCGAggccaacctgcaacaagcggcgaCTATCGTGGACGGATACGCTCGCCGATGTGGCCTGGAATGCTCCCCGACGAAATCAGAATTCGTGCACCTTCGGCCCAACCCGAAGTGCACTACCAAAATTTACCTCACCCTTGCTAGCGGCCCCATCCCTGAACACGATGACGTCAGAGTGTTGGGACTCTTTATCAATCGCAACCGCAAGATGGATACAACCCTGCAGAAACTCCGCAAGATTGGAgaacaggtgggccgcatggtccgccgggtatCTAACAAACGGGGGGgattacgatgcaaagacgccctGAGGCTGACCAATGCATTCGTAACCAGCCGGATACTGTATTCGGCACCCTATCTCCACTTGCGGAAATGCGACGAGAACGCCCTAGAGGTGATGCTTCGCAAAATCTATAAGCGCGccctcgacctccccataacgacgtccaatcAATGGCTCATCGACCttgggatgaccaacacctttggggagctACGCGAGGCGCACTTAAACAACCAATACTTGCGGCTGAACAAATCGTCAGCAGGCAGAAGCCTCCTACACCGCCTGCACATTGCCTACACAGCACAAGCAGAGGAAAGGATCAATGTTCCAGAGGACTGGCGCCGCGCGCTACAGGTCCAACCTCTGCCACAAAACATGACAAAGGAGACTCACGAGGGCCGTCGAATCGCGCGCGCGACGGCCCTTAACGACCGCTACGGCTCTCGCTACGGAGTCTTCTACACGGATGCTGCTGGTCCACACCACGGGGAATGGCATACGGCCGCAGCAATCTATCAGAACACGCACGTTCAGGGACTCACTTTCCGTGCCTCAAACATTACACATGCGGAAGAGGTCGCCATAGCACTCGCCGCTGCAGAACCGGACTCCCGGGTTATCATCACCGACTCCCGAGGAGCCTGTCGGAATCTAAAACAAGGCCGCATCTCTCGACGCGCCGCCAAAATTTTACACAGATGCGAGTACCGGGATCGCCCGGAGACACGTGCCATCATCTGGACCCCAGCACATGCGGGACTAGAGGGGAACGAGGCGGCAGACGCCTCAGCCCGCGCGCTCAACCACCGGGCATCGCCTCGACTCTTGCCGCCTGAGGTATCGGAACCTAACTCGGCTATTACCTTCAAAGAGGTCGTTCAATTATACCAAACCcagcatagccgctttcatccccCTGCGAAAGGGCTAACCAAAATCGAGGAGCGTTGGCTCATTCGCTTATATACAAACAcagtactgtgcccggcagtgctgcaacattttaatccggcttttaacggagagtgcccgcactgtggatgcgcgttctcggacgtgtaccacatggtgtggacatgcccctCTAACCCCGCTTACCCCCATTTCCCTTCACCCacccgagagagctgggaggctgccctgctcggctgctctaccTTAGAGAGCCAGAGAGCTCTCGTGGCTAGGGCCCGAGCTGCTGCGGAAGCCACaggtgtcccggactag